Part of the Elgaria multicarinata webbii isolate HBS135686 ecotype San Diego chromosome 5, rElgMul1.1.pri, whole genome shotgun sequence genome, ATCTGAGCATATGTAGTATGCCTTTCCATTCTCGACTAATAAGCACAACTAGCTAATATCAGTATTAGACTAACAACCCAAAAATACTTCATTACCTTAATCAGCGCTGCAGTTTCTATGGCAGAGTTTCAGAAATGATggtttaatttattgcattccaCCCTATCCTTAGGGAGGTAAGGGTAGTATACAAGGACACCATCCAATTTTCCACCGCCCAACAACTCTAAGAGGCAGGAGAGGCTGAGAAGTATGATTTTCCCAAGCTCTTCCACTGAGTTTCATGGGTAAAACAGAATTTATCTCAGGTCCTTCTGCTCTCAAACCAACACTAAGACCATATTAGCACACTACAATATCAAAGTTTCAGGGAATTTGTTCCAGCCACTGCTTACCATTACATTTGAATTTATTTCAACATATGCATGTGTAAAGTATCTTCTCATATCTAGTATCCAAAATTAGTTTTTCCTCAATTTgtctttagtttttgtttttctacCCTGCACTGTgcttttcacttaaaaaaaaaatccatgccaaGGCAGACCCAACTTAAAAAAGAGCACCAACTGTGGTCTTCGCTGCTACTCTGCTTCACAGATATAGAAATGACATACTTCTATTACATggggagcggggcggggggggggaggggatttgtTTTTACATCAATTGAAACTCTACCCATTTATAACTTTGTGAGAAGAGACAGGGATGACTGGAAAGAGGGAAGAGACAAGGATGACAGGAAGGAGAGCCAGTTCATGTGGGTAGTAGAGGAAAAAATGTACAGCACTGTCACAGGGAGGGTAGAGAAAAGCCAAAGGAAGAAATAGCAGAAGTACAtcaaagaggagaagcaagagtGGGCATAGTACAAGAATAGAAATAGGGTTTCATATCCAGTTCACAGCAGGGCAAAGGTTTTTTAGTTCATATTTATGAGAACCTATGAGTACTAGGTAAACATCTGGACAAATCAGCATTCGGTAAATTACAGCTTCCATACCCAGATCTGTgcagtgcgatcctatgcatgtttactcaaaaaggccattatgttcaatgtgggccttgcttctgagtaaatgtctTTGGACTGAAGCCTAGTCACTTCTTAATCTAGTCACTTGAAGGATTTAAACAGTGTCCACACAAGTACAGGAGGAGTAGGGGGCTGTGTTAAAGGTGGGCCACTGATACTCAGTGGCCCAAGGGCCCATAAAAACCTGAATATATGTATGCTCCAATATTTTTCATTCTTTCTGTCCAATCTCTGCCCTGATTGTATATGTTCTCCTGCTGTAAAATACACATTATACATGTATTAAATACAGAATATGATTGTGCGATCCACTAGATGAAAAACCACTGCACAAAACTTGAGTACTTTGCATTCCAGTTCAAAatatgttgtgggttttttttaaaaaaatgtgtagttaaatttttgttgttgtagttatTAGTTCCATACCTTATGGATTGTTTTGAAAAGAAAGTCAGATCAGCTTAAGGTTCCCAAGCCTTTCAGGGGACCCTTTTCTCCAATGTTTAATTGcttacaaaagaagaaaaggcatTTTGCATCTGCTGAGATACAATTTACTCTTGCATCATATATTCCAGGACAGAGTCCTAGCACTGAAAAAATACTTTGGAGCAGGGTCCTAGCTTGCCCTGGCTCACATTATTTTGATCCTTTTGCTAGGTTGTAAGTGGCATAAGGTTATTAATGAAGGTCAAGCTGTTTGTATCTTAAAATAAGAACCATAAAAGGAGATCCCTATTCTGTGCCTCTGTCTGAGTTCCCCTTGTAAGAAAAGGCATTTACATTTAATTTTATATGTTAAATCTAATTTAATAACAGGTTATTTTAGAACTGTATTTCATTACTATTTATGTGATAGTACTCCCGTCAGAGTAAAGGAGatgaggaaaggagaggaatAAATAACTTTGCTTGGTGCAATAAATTTTCTTGGGAAAGGTTGTGTGAGACCTTTTTCGTCAACAAACGTGGTGTACAATTCTCTATATCAATGTCACATTTAACAGCAATGGCCACTGTATAGCTGATTATGCAGTTACTTGAGACAAGATGAGTAGCAGTCCTCTTTggacaacaaaataaaaaaaaaattcaaaggccTTTCACTTGGAAGTGCCAAGGAGAACACGAACAAAGGACACTGCTTCTTCTTCAGAAATAAAAGTACATGTACTGTCACCTCTTATATAGTCAGATCTTTGCAGTTATTCTGAGTAACTTCAGAGTAACTGATAGAAAATAGGAAAatagcgtgtgtgtgttttttaaaaaatggcataaaCTACACAGAAAATGTAGATTATAACTTCAACATTTAAAGGGAGCATGCCATAATATATCACAACACAAGTGCACTCTTAAGACAACCAAAGGTATTCTGTCTCTATCCACATGTAATATATGCAGCATTGTAAACCCATACATGAGAGGTAACAGGATTATCAATCTGAGTTTAAACAAAGTCTGAAGATGTATTTGGATGCCAGCACCAAAATAAATTGCTCCAGTGCCCCACAAAACAAGCATGGGATGAGGATGGTATTCAACTGACCTTACCTTTCAAGCTCAACTATTCCTAAATTATGAACTGAGTTATAGCATTCATTTAACCATGGGCTTCAATGTGCCTGATGAAAATTAGATTTTACAAAATTTTGAAGACAAAATGAAATCagttttttagaaaaaagaaaaaaaaagaggggcatTATTTAAACTAATGTCACCTAATATCTTCACAGATACTATCTATATAGCTTGAAGGCCCTGAATATTTTAAAGTCTGAAAGCCCTGAATCATTTTAAGGTGATTAAAAAAATCACTCTCAACATACAGGGAAGATAGaataggacttttttaaaaaaaaaaaaaaaaagaaaaagcaagagacATTTAGCTGTTACCAATTTTATGCAGTTTAGTGAATGTGGGCCAAAGATGCAAAATTATGACCTGAGGATATTGCTCTGCAGTGCAGTACAATTAACCTCAAAGAACTAACAACTATACTAGTTTCAAAGTACCAAGggttttataattttataatattCAAGCAGcctaaaaaaaattacataagTTCATGGTCAGAATATGATCTGCTACATACAATGGCACTTCTGTGTTATGCAGTAAATACTGAAAATTAAATACGTTTTTGAATCTGCATAAGCATATTATGACCAAAATTGGCTAAGTCCAGAACACCGTCAATTCACTTGTTCCAACATACATTAGAGCTCATAAGCCATTAATAATTTCCTTAAGAAATGCATAGAATGCTTTGGTACTGTGTTCTCCAGTTCTCAGTCTGACCAGTCGTTTTCATCACATTCTGAATCATCATCCGAATCGCTATACTCCACAGCAATGCGCCTAGAAAGAATCGTGGCCACATCATTTCCAACTGGCTCACGCTTAGCTTCCTGTTCACGCTGCTCTTGTACTTTTTTCAACTGGATTCCTGAAGTAAAAAGAGTGGTTATCATAACTTATAAgggcactttttttcttttaagaaataaCAAGCTTGCAAGTACACAGGACTTAAAGGCTAAtgaaaatatttgttttgtaCCCAATTAGAATTCACAGGCTGTTGTCTTAATATATACACACAATCTTAATGAATAAGAAATTCCATAGGTTCAGCCACATCCCCTTGTTGACTGTCCTAGCTTATTCACAGTACACTGTACATTTCAATAGAAGTGATAAATGTATCCTTTAGCGAAGTCAgtcatttaaaagagagagagagagagagagagagagagagagagagatgtatatgTGTCTTTCCCCAAGAGAAAAGAGGCAACTCAGATGCTTCTCATCTtactagaggcaagagaacaTACTGTGCAGGCAGACCATTAGCTGTCCAAGTGAATAGTGTTAACCAACAGTCTATTTTCATTTCCACACATATTCACTCAATCTTTCTCTCATTCTCTTTCCATGTTCAAAAGTCTTCCACCctagaaaattatgtttaaagttatttatcTGGGCATTAAGTGCTTTCTTGCTCAGAAAACACTACATAACTTTAGAATTAATACaaataaacattaatacaattaaaaagtaacaagacttccttgtgttttccaaaaCATTATTGATAACTTGTGAGATGGCTAGAAGAATACAGGTTTGTTTCCTAAACCTCTCCTTGAGGCACTCCAGCTATTCCATGTACAGTTTCATTCCATACACTGTATTTGTTAACTTCTACCACCAGCACACCTGATTCAACTTACTGAGGTATTGATTAGCTGAATCTGATTTTCAAGTTGTGGTGTTCAAGCTATCATAAAGAAATTTAAAGAAACTGGGTAAGGTGAAGACAGAAAATGCAGCGGAAGACCCCAAAATCTGTCTGCATCTGATGAGCAGTACTTAAATGTCACTACCTTGAGGAACAGAAGGAAATCCAGTGAAGAGTTTGCTCAACATCTGGCAGTCATGTGGCACCaatttttttgttattttcattGTATTAATGTTTCTTTGTGTTTATTTCAATGTCATATAGtgtccccccccacaaaaaaacacttATTGCTCAGATAAACAGCTTTAATTTACATTTTTCAGAGTCGCCTAAGACTTTTGCACactactgtatatatatatccaaCAAGACATCAGGTACCAATTTTGGATTCTTTAGATGAGAAAACCTCACATCCAAATCTTCAATGCCCTTCTGGCTATATGTAAAACTTTTACATgggaaagatttaaaaataaattcaaatagaATGAGGTGAGTAGGTTTGGATCTCCTAAGTTTAATTTTGGATTAGCTCTCcttaaaaaaggaaggaatggCAATGTGTTATGTAAAAGACACATGCACATATTAAGTGGCTTGAAACAGATCCTAGGAACAGCTATATCTTTTCAAATATGAGCTGGTTACTTTAATTAAAAAGCTGTAGGACACCAAGTAGGAACACTATTTATACAGCATTACAGCAAAGTGAGAATCAAATTAGATGTAACATTCGTCACATGGTTAGCCATGATGTGGAAGAATTTAAAAAACGACTTGGGAGGAGGCGGCGAACATGATCACAACTGTTGCATGGGGAGAGAGAGGCTTTTATCCTTCGGCCCTATCAGTCCCAATCGGAATTATTCCCACACATGACTGCAATTTGCATTAGAGCAAAGTTTGAGAGGTACGTTTGGAGTCATGAAGAGTTTCAGATAATGTCCTATTGTAGGCTAATAAATCACGCTGAGAATATATTTCCAAAAGTATCACCACTCTACTGCTCCTGATATGCACTGAATATAAAAAATGAACATATTCTTTCCTGAGGAGGGATTATAGTACCTAAAAGCAACCATTTACTAGCTAATTAAAAAGTGCTGAATTCATATGAATGCCTCATACCTCCAGGTatatttggggcaggggggctttATAAAACCCACATGGATCCAGATTTGTGAAAAGATCCAATTTATGTTGTTCCTAGCCTAGCACTTGCCTAGTGGTCCAAGAATGAACATGGTGAGTACTTTCACAAGATCAACTCCCACACTGAGGCTCATTACTGTACTTTAGGAGAACTGAAAGCTATGAATCCAACTTCCATGACTGAAAAGCCATTGCCTAGCTTTCAATCTGGAATACCCTACCTACAAATTAATGATGTGGATTATACATAGGTACAGAAAACCCCAAACACTAGGAAGTTTAAGCCCACATTCCAGGGCTGAGAATCCTTAGTGTGCCCTTACCCATCCGAATGGCAGCCAGAAGATCACTTCGAGCATCACTGATGGGTGACTGTGTGGACTCGTGTCGTTTTGCCTCAGCCACTGCAGGAGCATGCAtcggagaggaggagagagagaatcctGCAGCAGGAGGgcctggagggggaggaggcgggcCTGGAGGAGGGGGAGCTGTAACAACAAGCCCAGTAGAAGGAGGATGAAGAGCAGCAGAATACATAGATCCAGTCACTAGTCCAGGATGGGAAGGTAGCACAGGGATTTGGAGAGGACTAACAAAAGCGGTCTGTGCAGAAGGAATCATgggtggagggggaggcggcGGGGGTCCTGAAGGATTGTAATAATCCACCATCTGAGCTGCAAGCATCCTATACACAAAATAGAACACAATAGTTGTTAACCAAAGTATGGGCTGGCAGGTCTGCAGTGTGCACCCATTAATATAGGCTCCATTTGGTTATGAATTTAATGGCATTAAAAATACTTGGTTACATTGCACTGCCTAtcttttctggcaactctgatttccccccctggaaATGCTAGAGCATATAATTGTATAACAGCttttgttgagtttttaactggttgttttaaatggatattgtttgtttttatggttttaaattttgtatatctgtttttaatgttcaatgttgtaatctttataaaccactcagagagcttctgctatggggcgggatataaatataataaataataataataaaatactactactaatagttTTCTAGTCACCTTACTCATACAgtaatgtaaaaaaacaacaactttgagaCAAGTTACACACATTTCCCAGTTTCAATGTCAACATCACCTTTTCTCAAATCCATTTTTATATTAAGTAGGTATCACTGGAAAGCAGTAACCCTTCCTTATCGACTTTGCTGGGATGTTTTATCTAAGTCTATAAACCTCAAATAGAGCTGCAGTCTAATTATTCAACACTTACATCCACCACTGAAACTTATGAACATCAACCATAGTTAAgatctcctcttctctccccatttagggatgtatagattttgttaaatctgttccatctgtcaGACAttttcgttccatcatctgctcattgacagaatcggatttcttttgggatgtatgaaaattttgttccacttgcactTATGCACAtgaaggcaagtgcaaatttgtgcaaatccctcccaatttttttttaaaaaaatagtccaCAAGCGTGCAGAATCCtggtgacttggaaaaagctacTCTGCTGCCGAATCTGCAGATCAAATTTACAGAAATCGAAACTCATTTGAAtcagttgtggatttctccaacatccctatcatCATCCCTCATTTcttttgtgttatgtcttttagattttaagcctgaGAACAGGGACTGACTTGCTATTTAACTTATGTAAGCTGTTCTGGGAGACATTTTGGTTGAAGAGCAGGGTAGAAGTGTttcagggtacaatcctatgcatgcttagacagaaaaaaaaaagtccaactcccatgctgggagttattggactttttcctctgtctaaacatgcaagggATTGCAGCTTGAAATGAATAATAAGAAAACAAGAGTTTTACCCATAATCTGCTGGTACCAGGGCTACCGTGCCAAGGGGTCCATCtaaggcttggggtgggggtgggggtggttgctGAGGTCTGCTCAAGGTCGCCTGCCGCATTGTTGTAGAAGGTGGCCTGTATTCATGTTCATGGCCCTGGCTTGCAAGCATGTACTGAGGGACGTCTCCTGCTCCATATGAAGGCAATACTGGCTGCTGATGAGAATGATTTGGAGTAGCAGGATATGAGTAATTGGTAACATCTGAGGCATGGGATCTAAAATACAAATGGGAAAAAAGAGGGAGATGTGAATGAAATGTATTGGTTCCACTCTGTCTTGATGAGAAACTTCCTATTTAAAATTTCCAGTTTTTATGTGTTAGTGGATCACAATATGGTAATAATTATTAATGCAGCCACTAAATGCAGTTCATATTCACAGAATCTGAATTTTCAAAGTGACGAAACACATGAAATCTTAAAACTGCAGGGTATGTATTATCTCACATATAATGGTATATTAGTTCTACAACAttaacaataaaagcaaaagatGAAAGCAAAACTATAGACTTGAGACAAATAGATTATCGTTTATCAAAAACAAACCACCTCCAAGTCTTCAATCTTTTAGAAATTGCCTGTTTTTTGCAAACAAGTAATTGGATTAAAGAAGCAGAGAAAAAGAACTATTAGTTGAACACAGAACTTATAAAGCCGCAATGCTTTAGCGCATGTCAGTTAAGGACAACGGATGATCTCTTTGCATCTCTGAGCTGCAAAAAGCTGCATTAGTAAACCAAATTGTGCCATGCTGTCATTTGGTTAAAAAAGGGTGCCAGTAAAATCAGTGCTCATCATCTTATGCAGAtgggaagcaaagcaaagcaacagAGACCCAGAGCTTTTGagtaaaacaaaatgacaaaCCCTTTGGGCAAGCTGGCCTCTTTTGTGTTTCCTGCCTGCTCTTGTTTCTTTATGTCACTTATGAACTCAATGCCCATTTTCCTTCTTTCCCACTCTTCTCTTCTCGTTCTTACTTTCCTCACATTAATTTGCTGGTGCTGGCTTGGATTCAGCTTGTGTTTCTCTCTCTGGATCACAATGGGCATAGTATAAATGAATTGTAAATAGAATCCCACAGTTTGGAAACAGAATTTCAAATTCCAATA contains:
- the WASF3 gene encoding actin-binding protein WASF3 isoform X1 produces the protein MPLVKRSIEPRHLCRGALPEGITSELECVTNSTLAAIIRQLSSLSKHAEDIFGELFNEANNFYIRANSLQDRIDRLAVKVTQLDSTVEEVSLQDINMKKAFKSSTIQDQQVVSKSSIPNPVADIYNRSDKPPPLNILTSYRDDKKDGLKFYTDPSYFFDLWKEKMLQDTEDKRKEKRRQKREKHKLNPSQHQQINVRKVRTRREEWERRKMGIEFISDIKKQEQAGNTKEASLPKGSHASDVTNYSYPATPNHSHQQPVLPSYGAGDVPQYMLASQGHEHEYRPPSTTMRQATLSRPQQPPPPPPQALDGPLGTVALVPADYGMLAAQMVDYYNPSGPPPPPPPPMIPSAQTAFVSPLQIPVLPSHPGLVTGSMYSAALHPPSTGLVVTAPPPPGPPPPPPGPPAAGFSLSSSPMHAPAVAEAKRHESTQSPISDARSDLLAAIRMGIQLKKVQEQREQEAKREPVGNDVATILSRRIAVEYSDSDDDSECDENDWSD
- the WASF3 gene encoding actin-binding protein WASF3 isoform X3, translated to MPLVKRSIEPRHLCRGALPEGITSELECVTNSTLAAIIRQLSSLSKHAEDIFGELFNEANNFYIRANSLQDRIDRLAVKVTQLDSTVEEVSLQDINMKKAFKSSTIQDQQVVSKSSIPNPVADIYNRSDKPPPLNILTSYRDDKKDGLKFYTDPSYFFDLWKEKMLQDTEDKRKEKRRQKEQKRIDGTTREVKKVRKARNRRQEWNMMAYDKELRPDNRLSQNLYHGASSEGSVSPDTRSHASDVTNYSYPATPNHSHQQPVLPSYGAGDVPQYMLASQGHEHEYRPPSTTMRQATLSRPQQPPPPPPQALDGPLGTVALVPADYGMLAAQMVDYYNPSGPPPPPPPPMIPSAQTAFVSPLQIPVLPSHPGLVTGSMYSAALHPPSTGLVVTAPPPPGPPPPPPGPPAAGFSLSSSPMHAPAVAEAKRHESTQSPISDARSDLLAAIRMGIQLKKVQEQREQEAKREPVGNDVATILSRRIAVEYSDSDDDSECDENDWSD
- the WASF3 gene encoding actin-binding protein WASF3 isoform X2, whose protein sequence is MKKAFKSSTIQDQQVVSKSSIPNPVADIYNRSDKPPPLNILTSYRDDKKDGLKFYTDPSYFFDLWKEKMLQDTEDKRKEKRRQKREKHKLNPSQHQQINVRKVRTRREEWERRKMGIEFISDIKKQEQAGNTKEASLPKGSHASDVTNYSYPATPNHSHQQPVLPSYGAGDVPQYMLASQGHEHEYRPPSTTMRQATLSRPQQPPPPPPQALDGPLGTVALVPADYGMLAAQMVDYYNPSGPPPPPPPPMIPSAQTAFVSPLQIPVLPSHPGLVTGSMYSAALHPPSTGLVVTAPPPPGPPPPPPGPPAAGFSLSSSPMHAPAVAEAKRHESTQSPISDARSDLLAAIRMGIQLKKVQEQREQEAKREPVGNDVATILSRRIAVEYSDSDDDSECDENDWSD